From the Streptomyces sp. NBC_00654 genome, the window GCCGCCGAGATTCAGCGCGACACGGTCAAGGCGCTGCGCCGGCCGATCCCCGGCGACCCGGTCGGGCTCGCCCTCGCCATGCTCGCCGCACGCGACGAGGCCGACCCTGCCCGGTGGCACTTCACCATGGGCGACCGCAGCGCGGTACGGGCGGCCGAGTGGCTGCTCGGCCGGCTGCGCGGCGACGAGGGGCCGTGCATGCCGCTGCGCGACCATCACCGGGCAGCGATCGGGCTCGTCGCCCGCGAGGCTGCGCGCCGGATCGAGCGGACGATCGGCGGCACTATCGACCGGTACGCCGTGACAATGGATCGGCCGTGCCCGTACTGCGGCAGCGCGCTCACGATGCACGCGGGCGGCGGCGAGAACGACGCGGTGACGTGTGCCGGTCCGGACTGCTCGGCGCCGGTCGGGCTCGACGGCGGCCGCCGTACGTGGTCGACGCCCGCGCAGCTCGCCACCCTGCAGCGGGAACTCGACGGGGCGGCTCGGCGCCGGAAGCGGGCCGACGACCGGGCTCGACAGCGAGCAGCAGCTCGGGATCGCGCGGCCGCGTAGCACTCACCCGTCGGCGGCGGTTCCCCACGATTGGGGGCCGCCGCCTCGCCATTCGATCAGGCCGGACTCGGCGACCTCGCTCGGTTCGAGTTCGAGGCCGGCTCGGCGCAGGAACTCGGCGACGTCGACGAGGCTGTGCGCGAGCCCGAGAATCTCGCCGTCGACCCGCACGCGGCGGCCGCCGGTCGGCGAGGGCGGGTTCACGATCACGGGGCGCTGCGCGTCCATACGGTCATGGTCCGGCCGGCTGCCGCCGCTCGCAGCGCGAGGTGCCCCGTCCGGGTACGACGAGACCCCGCCACATCGGGCGGGGTCCGGGTCACTGCTCGTCGTCGGCGTGTAGGTCGGTGCGCTCGCCGGGCCGTAGGTCTCGCGCATCCCAGTAGCGACGCACCTCGTCGAGATCCCACTCGTCACGGGTGCTGCCGGGCCGACGGCGGGGCGCTGGGAAGTCCTCGTGTGTACGGCGCCACGTGTGCACGTACTGCCGCGACACACCGAGTTCGGCAGCAACCTGGGACATGTTCCCCAACCTCGGTTCTCCCTCGCCCGCACCGTGTGTCGGCGGCTCTTCCCGCTCTGGCATGGCGCTCATCCTGCCCTAACCTTGTTGACACTGTAAAGCAGGTTCACCTACGGTCGAACCCGCACAACGGAATGCCCCGGCCGGCGCCGCGAACGCCATGTGGTCGGGGCGGACCGTGCCCCCAACTGTCGAGCAGAGGGCCGATCCGTGGCTGATAGTAACGGCGAGCGCCGCACCGAACCCGAGCGTGACCGACCGCAGCTCACCGCCCTGCAGCGCAAGCTCATCGCTGGCGTAGCGCTCGGCGCTGCCGTGATCGCCCTGATCGGGTTCATCGGCTCGTACGCCGCGGTTCGCACCCTCGCGGAAGCGAAGCACTTCGGCTCGTTCGCGCTGCTCTTCCCGATCGGGCTCGACGCCGGGATTCTCGTGCTGCTCGCGCTCGATCTGCTGCTCACATGGCTGCGTATGCCGCTCGGGCTGCTGCGTCAAACCGCGTGGCTGCTGACCGTCGCGACGATCGCGTTCAACGGGGCGGCCGCGTGGCCCGACCCGATCGGCGTCGGCATGCATGCCGTGATCCCGATTCTGTTCGTGGTCGTCGTCGAGGCGGCGCGGCACGCGATCGGCATCGCCGCGGACATCAGCGCCGCGAAGCACATGGAGTCGGTACGCCTGTCGCGGTGGCTGCTCGACCCGATCTCGACGTTCCGTCTGTGGCGGCGCATGAAGCTGTGGGAACTGCGGTCGTACGAGCAGGTGATCGCCCTCGAACAGGAGCGGCTGACCGAGCGGGCTCGGCTGCGGCACCGGTACGGGCGCAGGTGGCGCAGCAAGGCGCCGTTCGAGGAAGTGCTCGCGCTGCGGCTCACCCGGTACGGGCGCCCCCTCACCCCGGTCGAGGGCGCCCTCGTCGCCGAGCCCGCCCCGGCCGCCCCCGCCCCGGCGATCGACTACGCCGGCGGGTACGACCCGGCATGGGATGAGGCCGCCCCGTTCGACGACCCGGAACGGGAGGGCGCCCCGGCGATCGCCCCCGCCC encodes:
- a CDS encoding DUF2637 domain-containing protein — protein: MQRKLIAGVALGAAVIALIGFIGSYAAVRTLAEAKHFGSFALLFPIGLDAGILVLLALDLLLTWLRMPLGLLRQTAWLLTVATIAFNGAAAWPDPIGVGMHAVIPILFVVVVEAARHAIGIAADISAAKHMESVRLSRWLLDPISTFRLWRRMKLWELRSYEQVIALEQERLTERARLRHRYGRRWRSKAPFEEVLALRLTRYGRPLTPVEGALVAEPAPAAPAPAIDYAGGYDPAWDEAAPFDDPEREGAPAIAPAPQGAPELPPPPPAAPAQGAPQRPAPEPEGAPAESTPQNEGAPERPAPDDQGAPQGGAPDSEGAPEDSAPHDEGAPERPADEDETEAPRDEQRPPTRAEVKKKIKALYAELNGRPGEGVIVKLLQSEHALGYPYKSRRHAQKLRDEVEADDPKLLELGSPNVRALTGT